The Falco biarmicus isolate bFalBia1 chromosome 1, bFalBia1.pri, whole genome shotgun sequence DNA segment TCAAGATTCACGGGACTTCTTGTCTTGTTTGGATCTTGGCCAAATTTCAGCTTGAGTGTGATTGCATTTGGCCTTCTGTAAAAGCTTCCTTTCCGTCTCAAATGACAGTGGCAGTCTCCAAttcctgttcttatctgctgtGTAATCTTGCTGggcttctgtttaaaaattactttgtttcaaGCCAGGAGTGGCTGGTTTTAGTAGCCAGACAAACAGCCCTGTTATAAATCAGAGGGGAAATAAGCAGGCTTAAGTAGTGCTTGTGGAGTTTGAGGTGAGATTTCTGTTGCTTCAGCTTCCACTTACTAGCAGGGGAAAAAGGTAACTTGTAGAGAAGGTTTTTACATACCATCTTTCTGTGTCTGCCTCTCTGTTCCCATGCTGTGGAgtgcaggagggagaaggagacaACCAGAAGCTTGCTGAATGACAAACGCCTGATTGCTGAGCAGAAGGAACGCTACAACCAGTACAGTGTGATTGTGGAGGAGATTCCTGTGCAGCAAGGAGAAGCTCAGCTCTACAGAGAAGACTATGAGGATGAGTACGATGACACTTACGATGGAAACCAAGTTGGGGCAAATGATGCTGACTCAGATGATGAGCTGATCAGTAGGAGGTAGGTGTTGTGGCTTCAGTGAATGGGAGGCTGGTGGGAATCACCACCTAGAGTTGTCTTGGCTTGCACAAACCTGCTCTACAGTGGGGTTTGGCTCTGTTTCTCAATAAGTATGTGCACGTTTCAAGCTacctttctctctgctgctgctttctctgtaaCATGCAAGGAGGGAGATTTGGGTCTGTCTTCTGCTGTTGGTGGGGGGTGTTGCCATGACATGCACCCAGGATGTTCTCAGGCTTCCACTTTCTGTGCCTGCAGGACTCAGCCATTGCCTCAACTAATCAACAAATCTAAGAGGGGAATTTGCCATTATGTTGAAACTTGCACTCAGCAGTGCTTCTGCTTATAGAACAGCTATCCTGCAGCAGGGGAAAATGGGCTATCTTGAGTAATCAGGAGTGGGTATAGCTGGGCAATGTAAAATAACTGGTTAGCAAAGGAAAACCTCAAAATTTAGAAGACTGCACGATTGGACTTCTCCTTGCCCAATCCCCTCTGACATCTCAGAGTGCTGACACCTGGAATTCAGTCCTTGATGGACTGCACTGCACTCTCCACAATAACTGACAGCTGGAGACAATTTACTTTTAGGAAGCAAAGAGTTAGTTGGGGATGGGTGTtgtagaatatttattttagaaataggAGTTAGAGATGGGAAACATGGTGTAAAAGCTGgtttaacatttctgaaagtggCCTTTTAAATTCTGATGTATTATGCAGATGTCACTGTTTCCAACCTCAAACCAAAATGCATCTTTGAGGTTcctttgtcccttttttttttttttttcctcctaaagtGTGGTGAGGGTTcaatttaaatcctttttgtGGTTTTCCAGTAACAGTGTGGCACTCGGGTCTTTTCCCCTATCTCAGGTGCTCACTGTTCCTAGGGAGGCAGTAGGAACATACTAGTGGATGTTGCTGCTGAAAACTAGATCTATAGGTTTGAAGTAACAAaggcttttctggttttacatttatttctttgacAGTGGAATGGTGGATCTGAATTCCAACAGAATTTAAGCACATGCAGCTTAAGAAGAGCTATAGGCATGTGGTAAATTCTGCCTCCAGGCACCTTGCCGCTCTGTGTTCAGTAGGATTCATAAAGCTCAATGGATTTCTCCAAGCATTTCCTGCTGTATGAAACTGGGGCACAGCAATAAAATTTGGGGTCCATGGATAACCAATGACCAGTTGGAGAGGGTTTAGAGCACAGCACTTTCTGAGCATTAATGTTTCTGTCCGAGTTTGAGCTTGAGAGTTTGTCTTTGTATAACTTGACTGGTGAACTAAAGCCTGGCACAGTGTACTCCTTACTAATACCTTGTGGCTGTGCCTGGATCCCCATCTCCCAGAGGAAGCAGTTGTTTCCTTGGAGAAATTCATTAAGAGGTTTTAGGTTTTTCCTGACCTGCTCCTTTTTTAACTActattattttcagtaacagcTTCATAGTGAACATTCCCCACTGAAGAACATGTGCTTGTTAATTGCCCATAGTAAATGTGTCATTAGCTACTGGgtgtgtctcttttttttttttttcttcagaaaaagaagcaattcCCTGAAATGTGTAGATTCTCATTTTTGAAAGACATGATGCAAACCAAAAAGGGTATCTGTTCAGTGAAATGTTTGTGACTGTACTGTTTTCATTACTTACTCTTTGTGTCTTAATTCTCAGGCCATTCACAATTCCTCAGGTCTTGAGACCTAAAGGACAGGAGGAAggacaggaggaagaggaagaggaagaagaagaggaggaggaagctgaaaaggaaagaacaaaggtGACATTTAGTTGACGGTTGGAGTTGCATTGAGATTTACTCTGCTTTACCTGCAAAGTGGTGTGGAACAGATTTCCTCTTTCAGAGAGTGAATCTTTCTAACAGTAGCATGGAGACTGAGCTGCTTTTCAGAGTGGCTACTTCTGCGGTCTGCTGAACTGTGAAATGTCCCCCGTGTACAGCTATCCACTGCTTCCTAGGCTAACCATACTGGAGCAATGACACTTACTCCATGGAGAGGTTTAATCTCCTTTATTCCATAGACAGACAATGCCAGCAGAACACTTTGAGGGTCACTAATGCTCTGTTGTCATGGATATACTGAAAATAGTGATGCTGATGGTGTTGCTGGCAGAGGTAGGATGTGGGAAGACGTCTCAGTCAGATTTTCTGCCAGATTCTGTGTTAAGAGTCACTGACACCAATCCTGTTGGCTCAGCCAGAAGGGATAATGAACAGTGAATTGACTCTGTTCCATGGTCCAACAGGATCACCTCCTGCTCTAGCCTTTAGCATGATACTGATGAGTTTACTgacctctttccttccttcccatgGTAGGACCATTTTGTGCAGGACCCAGCTGTACTGCGGGAGAGAGCTGAAGCCAGGCGGCTGGCTTACCTTGCAAGGAAGGGGTGAGTAAGCGTGTCCCTCTGTGGGGTGAAACCGTGGCTCTGCAGTTAGTAGGTGTTTTGCTGCTGACTGGAATTGTTGAGGGTATACCTGTTCCTTAACATTCCTGTGCATCAGGGTCACCACCACAATGGCGTCAACTTCTTCACCCAACTTTTACTTCCACAGCTGGTTGTTCTATCCCATCAAATGGGCGTATATGTCCCTTTGTCACAAGCAGCAGAACCCTGTGCAAGATGGAATCTTGGAGAGCACAGCTTCCTAGAGCTTGAACCGCTCCACAGGGATTTCAGGACAGCGTAATAGCTGGTTTTAGCTGACAGATTCAATGTGTAGAACATATTGTCACTGTGTGGCTAATGCTGATCCTCAGCTATTGCaggagccctgcagagctggggtgaGCCAAGGCTCAGTACCTGATGGCTGAACTCCTCAAACCCAATTGTCTCTTGGGATCGGTGTATTTTGCCCCCCAGGTGTGCAGTGTTCTTGCTGTGATGTCCTTTTTCTGTATACTCCAGGCACAAGCACGACAGCTCTGCTGTTATTGGGAACATGAAGGGCCATGGGCAGAACCGGGAAACAGTGCAGGAAcgaaggaagaaggaagcaaacaaaagcacaaGAGCTAACCATAATCGACGCGTCATGGCTGACAGAAAGCGGAACAAAGGCATGATTCCTTCCTGAAAGACTTAGCACAGGTGTTGCATCATCCCCAGGCCACTGCTTAGGAGGAGGCAGTTGTGTTCTGTTCCCTTGGCACTCCCTTTGCTCGGGGGACTGGATGTTGTCGTTCAATACCTGGCACCTTGACTCATGTGGAATTGCACGCCCTGTGGGACGGCTGCCCCTTCACAGAAAGGAACTGCCCTCCAGGCAGACCCTGACTGCTCTTCAGTTTATAGAGAGGTGTATGACGGTGGGCTGCACcagacatttttccttttgtactaTTTATAATTctgagaattttattttcatactgGCTCCTTGCGCCCTCTCTACCACTCAAGCAAGCTTCCACGCTGTGCAGCGGGCAGCTGTgagagcagggcttccctggAATGGCCCTCAGCGTTCTGCTCCACCGAAATGCCTTATCCTGAAGTACAAGTTGAAGGCTGATAGGAAAACACTCGGGCTATTCCCATTGCTGACAGACACACAGGAGTTCAGGTGAATAAGACCTTATACATTTCTGTCCCTTGAGTGAGGCGTGTGAAAACAGAATGTGCAAATAAACAATTTGGATCTTCTAGTTGGTGTTTTAGGCTCTTAAGAACTGTATTGATCTTTAACTTGGAGGAACCTCAACAAGCCTTTTAATGTGCTGTATCTGCAGGCAGTGAAATTTCACTTGctgttttgtgttggtttaGTGTAATGAGATCTAGCCACAGCTGCTGAGACCAAAGATACTTGAAAATCAGGATCAAGGCATCCTAAGCAAGATGACAGTAGTGTGGAAATCAGAATTGAAGGCAGCAGGATCCAAgtccctggggagctgcctcCTCAATAACCACTTGTCACACTCTGTGGAGCAGAACTGCCCTGATCATCATGTTTGCTGTTGGGAAGGCTGGGAGCTAATAGTAAACAGCAGTTTGTAGTTGctgaaaggagttctcctgaggGCTGTCTTTTGTTATGGAGTTGTTCCCTAGGCAGAGACACacacaaatttttattttgtaaccTGTTTGTAAGGTGCTCAGATGCCACCACAatggctgctgtgctgtgcctagGCAAGCTGGCATATCTGCCAACAGCTGGTGATAAAACTGTTCCAGTTGCTGTTGTCACAGAGTATTATTAGCACGTTTTTGGAGTGATGTCCCCATCATGCAGATGAACTCTCAGGTAAACAATTAGGCTTTGCTTGGTTAATCTGCTCAGAGTGccatccccccctccccacactcTGGTTTTTCTAGTACTGCAGAGGTGCCCGTGGTGGCTGTCATCTGCATGCTGCGAAAACTAGCCGTGGGTTATGTAGCGTTAGAACTACTGTTTCAGGGTAAGCCTAGTGCTGCCTTCCCACTTCTGAACGCTGCAGAAGGAGCACTTTGATAATAAGCTCTGTAGGCACGTACGGTGCTGCCTAGTTTTACGCAGAGGGCGGGGACTATGGGGCTGTGTGATTAGTGCTGCTGCCAAACACTATTGTGCTGGGGCTGTTTTCAGAAGGTGTAGAAATGGCTGTCAGTGTTATGCAAATTGGATGAAGTCCTGAGTGTTCTGAGGACAAGATGTTTCTTTGCATATCAGTACTGCCCAAACACCCTAATGACAAGGCACAGGAAAAAGGGGATTATATTTACCAACTTCCGCAAATCCACTGTCAAGGGAAATCACTTGCTAGGGTAAGTCACACTCTACTCTTCTATAGCTACTGTTCTCTGGCCTAATAGCTTCATTTACTCTCTGCCAGTCTGCTACAATGCTGTCTCCCCCTTCCCAATACTGTATTCATCTTCAGTTCTTGCTTCTAAGAAGCTGCAAATCTGTATCACCTGCTCAGCACAGCGTGAAGCGATCAGCACTGCAGACAGAGCTGGTAGTAAAGCAGGCAGTCTTAACACTGTATGAGATTATCCCAAGAAAGCTAAAGCACTTCCTTTTGAGCATCTCTGTAAGAGCACAGCTGGGACTGCGAAAGCTGTAGGTTTTTTGCTCAGAAAACACAAGCACAATGTTTTTCAAGTGTTCTTTGTGTTCTTAAATGTTTTACTCCTGACACCCATTTGCAAAGCCAACAAAGCTTCCTCTCATTAGCGCTGGCTTTAACTTGCCCCTGCCCCATCCATTGTTTATTTTCACTAATAAGGATGAATTTTTAGTGAGGCAGGAGAGATGTGGTTGCTGGGCTGCTATAGTGGGAAGGGCAGGAGTCACACAGCTTGATCTTCCTACAGCCACTTGAGACCCCAGAGTAATTAACTGAATCATTACCCCAAGTAGTGCCTGAATAGCCCTTCCCTGTGAAGAAAGATGGGTTTGAAATGGCCACGGAGAACAGGGGTAGTCTCTTCAGTTGCTGAGAACAGAATTACTCCTTCCCCTGTGACGGCTGCTGGAGTAGAGGCTGGAGGAGCAAACGCTCCTTGCACAGTCAAGTGATTCCCCTCCCTTCAGAGCAGCTCCCCTTTGATCAGACAGGATGCAGGCAGGCTTGTAGGATACTACACAAGCCTGACAAGACAATTCTGCCCTCAAGCTACTGGAAGAGCTGAAAAGTACAGAACTAGCTATTAAAGAGATCTACATCCCATTTCAGTAGGTTTTGGACAAGGCGAGTTACACACCATCCCCATTTTCAGCCCAGCAGACTGATTGATGGGCGCACACCAGCACTCACCTGTAGTAGTTCAGGGGTCAGAgagccagcagcaaggcagcagcattGGGGAAGGATGACAGGTTAGGAACCAACCTGGTCTTGCATCAAAGGTGTAAATGACTTAAAGAGCATGTAAATGATTTTAAGTCACTTTTCTGTGACCAAGACCAGAAGAAAGCAGACAGCTCCTTACCCCTCTCAAAGTTCTCACCAGGCAGAAGCCAAGGGTAGTGTCAGTAGACCACAGCTGTATAAATGCTTTCAGGTCTTTCAAAGTTTTTGGACATTGTGATTTCTTAGTGTCCTGAAACTAAGGTGTAGGGCCATATTTAAGCACTCTCCATCTACCAGATAAGGAGAAGTGACAAGCAGGCCAAAGGATGAGTCAGGTGAACACACAGACATAAGACACGGAccaagaattttttattttaacacagtAAGTTTGATTACAGCAGCAGAACTCCTTGAGTCCATCTCAGTTTAAATCATATCAGTAGGTGGCTGATATAATCTGGCTCGGAGTTGTTCAGTCAGGATTCCATTTCCGTTTTGTTACAACCACTTTCAGGAGGCCAAATCCTTCTCTGCAGCATCTTTTGCCACCCCAGGCTGGATCCTGCTGCTGAGCATTTCAATCACTTTTCCTCATACTTGTGCTTGATGTGTTTCCACAGTTTCtgtatgcaaaacaaaaaaacccaaacctgaatAGTAATCTTAGCCAGCTTTTCCATAGTCCTAGGAtaaagttttgctttaaaatgcaagttATGAAATCTAAATCCATGACATGCAATAACAAGATGGGGAAAGAAGAGTTTAGACAAAAATACATCCACAAGTACCAGCAGGGCACAGGACAGCGTGGGTACTGTCATCTGTGCCTCCCCGCTATGCAGTGGCACTCCCTGCTCCACAACAGCAAGAGTCCCACACAAAGGTTTTGGGAGGAGCAGCAAGATGGCAGCTGAGAAGCCACAAGCCTGCTCTGGGGGCAtgaagctgctttctgctgtggaaCAGTTTGTCCTCCTCCTGCTTTGTCTGTCCCCTCCACCTTCCCACTCTTCTTTCGGAGCTTAGCAAGAACAGCACCCACTGATACTGCTGTGCCTCAGCTCCCCACACTTGTCCTGCCtgtggaggaggcagcagatgGAGTCCTGTACCTGGGTCTGTGGGACAGGGAAGGCATGCAGGGGGCTCCGCAGCTTTTTGACTAGACGAGGAGGAAGCTGCAGACATCCCACCTCCCCTGTTCTCCTACTCCGCGAGCCAGAGATTATCAGAATATTCCAGTCACATTGCCTCAGCTTCCCACACAGGCTGGAAAGGGCACTTCTGCTCCCAGAGATACAAAATGCACAGAATCCTGTTTCAGGCACTGAAATTTGCTGGCACAATCAGGACTGCGGGAAGTGCTGCGCAAAAGTAACACATGTACCgtgctttgctgtttgttgCAGACAATGCTTTAGATTTTCAAAAACAGTTAGCTTCCTTTATAATGCCATTTCCCGACACTGCTTGAGACAACATTAGCATGCAGAAAATTAATGCTACAATTAAGAAAAAGGAGCAGAGTGCAAAGCTGAGGTTCAGATGTGATTTTATGTCAGGTTTTAACAAATTACTGTCgctaaaaagcagaagaaagggaCCCTGGTCTTGCTCTTTACTGTGTTTCCTCAGCTCACCCAACCCCTTGTGAGTTACTTCAGAGCAGTGAAGATGTCACTTTGTGTGGTATCAGTTTACAGCTGGTTTCATGACCTGCTTCAGAAGGCCAAAGAGCAGATATCACGCTGTCAAGGAAGGCACAGGGAAGCTCTCTTCTGCCTCGGAGCCATTAAGGTGGCCTGGCTATCCAGGGAAACTGCGCCCTGGGTGCTCCAAGAGCCCCAAGGCACATCAGCACTGCAGGATAGGGAAGAGTACTGCTGCGCTGCAGATGGGGACGTACAACACACTACGTTTGTCGTTTTATTGTACTTGGTGCAAGATGGAAATAACAGcaccttctgccttttcttaGGGCACGCGTTGTACTGCCTCATCCTGTCCAGGAAACCGGTTTATGTCCTGTCCATGTGACTCAGTATCCAGGCAGGTATCACAACTCTATATCACAGCTCTACTTTGAAATACAAGGCCGACTTGACCCATCTGATCTTAACGTTCATGCCCGGGACAGCAGACCCCACCGTGCTGCATGGGTCACGGGTTGTTACCCGCTCCCCCTGCCAAGGGCAGACCGAGACAGAGGCAGGGTTGGGGCCTACGGTGCGAGCCAGCACGCCCCACCTGAACCTCCTGCACCCACCGGCTGTGACACCCGTTGCCCTGCGGCCCCGCAGCCGCAGAAGCCCAAGAACACCGCGAAGACCTGCCCACCAGCCGCCGCGACAACAGCGAAGCCCCCCAGATGGGGCAGCCGCCGCACGGCAGCGCCGGGCTGCGGCCCCAGCCCTCGGGGGAACGGCGGCGGCAGGTGGCCGGGGCCGCCGGGAGCGGGCCTCAGGGCTGGGCCCAAGCGGGGCCGGCTTGACCTTCAGGGCCGGGCCTAGGCCTGGGAGGCCTCGCGGCGCGCCGCCGCCCTCCCTTACCCCCTCGTTGAGGTGCTCGAAGATGGCGTCGGCGCCCTGGTCGAAGGCGCGCTCGAAGAGGACGGCGCCCAGCACGATGGTGAGGGCGAAGGTGGAGGTGCGGCGGAAGAGCGCGCTGTACGCCTGCCGCAGCAACACCATCTTCCCGCCGCCCTGCGCGTGCGCGGCGCGCAGCCcgctgggaggggaggggacgCTCCCGGCAGGCAccgcgcggcccggcccggcgggaggTGAgtgcggggagggagggggccggggcggtGGGAGGCGGGTTGAGGGCTCCGCTCGGCCTGTGGGATAAGGCACCGCCTCCTCCTGGCGCCTTTTCCCTTCCCGGCACCCCGGCCTT contains these protein-coding regions:
- the LOC130143847 gene encoding cytochrome b-c1 complex subunit 9; this translates as MVLLRQAYSALFRRTSTFALTIVLGAVLFERAFDQGADAIFEHLNEGKLWKHIKHKYEEK